tggagGAATGAGAGAACTATTTTTGCAGCCAAAAAGGATGGGAaagttgtttttatttaattaattgtaaaatgcgaaataatattttgttggTTTAGTTATCCACTAAAGGTGTGTGTGATTGcattacttaaaatttaattctaggtaatattgcctagaaaataaaaaccatcccACCCCCTTGGAAATGAATTCTATGGAAAGaagctttaaatgcttgtaccatatatatttttctatagaaaagttaagagtgttcgattgttttccatagaaaatgtgtaataattacatatttttcatggtaaatgtgtgcaatcaaacacactctaaaagTAAATTTTTGGTAGGTGGAAATTTAAAAGTCGTGTTGGACCTTCTAAATATGTCTGATTTGGAGAAACAATAGATTGTTtttttagtttcatttttttgctttttgggTGAGAGGTGAGAAACTTTATGAAGCTGTTTCTGACCTGACTCTTTAGTTTCTGACCTTTGTATGCTAGCAACCCTTTCTATTTAGGACATAAATTTGCAACCCTGCACCTTGATTTGCcaactaaaataaaatgtattgtCATCTGCAGATAATGAGAGGCTGACAAAGCTGTATACAGAATCCATTAACAAATTGGCTGATCAGGTGTACccttttttatcattaaatctGTTAAATGATGATCTGtttctgatttttatttaaCCTCAACATGTTTGCTCAAAGCTTCAAACCGTGTAGTGAATATAATCTCTATAAACTACTATTAACCTACACTTATACAGTACAAATCTAATTTTACTCAGTTCTGCTGGGTTGTTTTTATGAGATGACAGCTTGAATGCCGTACCTACTGCCAGAGATTGAAAGAAGAGttggagagagtgagagatgaGTATCTTAAGAAAGAAAACGTGAGTATGCTACTTGTAATGGAGGAATGATGTATCTCTTGTgtacatacataaaaaataaatgcatgTGTTGCCATTTCACTGGGATTTTGTTGAGCAAAGATAGAATTAAAATAGCCAAATGAACGAGCGCGAGCATGGGCAcaggggttgggggggggggggggggggggggtgtaccTGCATCCTCTGATTGGGGGCTTACTATGGCTGAAAAGTCTTTTTTTCTTCAACAATATGCATTCTGAAGTGTTTATCACATTGTATATACTGCACTGAACCAGAGTATAATGTTCAACTAGAAATACAGAAATTCTGTGGAATCTCTTAAACAAGATTGTGCAGCAAAGATTAAGGAGTTCGAGACTAAGATGAAGTGAGTAATATACcaaaatttttccttgttttgtaTTTCCTATGCTAAGCTTTGAATAATGCTAATTTCAGAGGCTTTCTTATTCAAAAAGCTGCTGATGAAGCAACCATCAGGCAACTAAATGAAGATCTGTCTGCCCATAAAATCCATTTAGAATGTCTAACAAGCAAGTTGGGGCTTGTAGAGTTTGATGTGGAATCCAGATGTGAGAACCCACTGAAGCTTACTCTTATTGTTGAAATTCAGTCTTGTCTGTCGTGCTTTGTGAACAAGTTGCCTGTTATTTGTCACAGATCACTACGAGGTTCAGGGTTTGAAGGATTGCCTGCTGATTGAACAGGAAGAGAAGAATGAGTTAAACAAGAAGCTCcagaattttgaaaaagaatgTAGGTGCATAATGCAAAAACAAGAGACTTTGCAGATTTAGTATTTATCGTTGGACTTCccaaaagttttattttatttttttaaattttgtgtttcaGGTGTATGAAAGTAAATAATAACTGGGCATGTTAACAGCTGGTAATTATGGTCCATTGCAGTGCTGATTAGCAGAACAAAGTTAGCTGAGCACCAACGAGATCTGACTTTGAATCGTCAGGTTGAGGCACTTAAGCAGAAGATCATGAAGCTGAGAAAGGAGAATGAAGTCCTTAAAAGACAGTTACGTGGTTTAAAAGAGGACTAGAATATCTGGACAGTATTGCTTTATCCAGATTCCAGAATAGCCGAaggtattctctcttgtgattcCGTGCCACTCTTTCTAGGCATTATCTGGGAGGCAAAATTGCTGTTAATCAGAATCTTCTGtgaaaagaaatatatttcTAGCTTTGCTTGAATTGTATCCTTGGCATTTGGCAAAATAAGAGAAATCTCCTGAATGTAGTACATAGTGAAACTTATTATGAAAGCAGATGGCGCAGTTTCATGTAATAAGGGGAATGGATTAGATTTCAATATTAGCAGCCTAAGTTTCAGACTAGGAGTCACCTAATTTTGCTTTCTGGGCTGTCCACTCTAGGCTTGGGCCCATTAAGGGCCTACAAGCAAGACCATATCAGCATTTTGGCCACAATGCAACCCATATTGAGCCCAGAAAATAGCACACAATAAAGCCCATTTACACCTTCGAGTCTTTCTAAGGCTCATTTTGCCCATTC
The sequence above is a segment of the Diospyros lotus cultivar Yz01 chromosome 7, ASM1463336v1, whole genome shotgun sequence genome. Coding sequences within it:
- the LOC127805792 gene encoding protein At-4/1 isoform X4 produces the protein MAATSDEEMDSLLSSFDQIYHDVKTGINHIQSLQSNCDAQVKKREALLVTACSLKADNERLTKLYTESINKLADQLECRTYCQRLKEELERVRDEYLKKENKYRNSVESLKQDCAAKIKEFETKMKGFLIQKAADEATIRQLNEDLSAHKIHLECLTSKLGLVEFDVESRYHYEVQGLKDCLLIEQEEKNELNKKLQNFEKELLISRTKLAEHQRDLTLNRQVEALKQKIMKLRKENEVLKRQLRGLKED
- the LOC127805792 gene encoding protein At-4/1 isoform X5, with product MAATSDEEMDSLLSSFDQIYHDVKTGINHIQSLQSNCDAQVKKREALLVTACSLKADNERLTKLYTESINKLADQKYRNSVESLKQDCAAKIKEFETKMKGFLIQKAADEATIRQLNEDLSAHKIHLECLTSKLGLVEFDVESRYHYEVQGLKDCLLIEQEEKNELNKKLQNFEKELLISRTKLAEHQRDLTLNRQVEALKQKIMKLRKENEVLKRQLRGLKED
- the LOC127805792 gene encoding protein At-4/1 isoform X2 codes for the protein MENIPYANVIGTIMYSMISTRPDLAYSISLLSRFMSNPGKTHWEALKYVLKYINGSLHVGLNFEKRNDTLDLVGYVDSDFAGDRDSCKSTTAYFFKLGGNCFSWKSRLQPLVALSSTEAEYVSITDAFKEAIWLQSLLREISLLQDNERLTKLYTESINKLADQLECRTYCQRLKEELERVRDEYLKKENKYRNSVESLKQDCAAKIKEFETKMKGFLIQKAADEATIRQLNEDLSAHKIHLECLTSKLGLVEFDVESRYHYEVQGLKDCLLIEQEEKNELNKKLQNFEKELLISRTKLAEHQRDLTLNRQVEALKQKIMKLRKENEVLKRQLRGLKED
- the LOC127805792 gene encoding protein At-4/1 isoform X3, with product MENIPYANVIGTIMYSMISTRPDLAYSISLLSRFMSNPGKTHWEALKYVLKYINGSLHVGLNFEKRNDTLDLVGYVDSDFAGDRDSCKSTTAYFFKLGGNCFSWKSRLQPLVALSSTEAEYVSITDAFKEAIWLQSLLREISLLQDNERLTKLYTESINKLADQLECRTYCQRLKEELERVRDEYLKKENKYRNSVESLKQDCAAKIKEFETKMKGFLIQKAADEATIRQLNEDLSAHKIHLECLTSKLGLVEFDVESRYHYEVQGLKDCLLIEQEEKNELNKKLQNFEKECV